A stretch of Lactiplantibacillus brownii DNA encodes these proteins:
- a CDS encoding DNA translocase FtsK: MNHYDGPAFYRKYRDFITKKPTSAAASQSTSTAPRPASAGLSAATSAAKPVYSTGATVQSAASQPTSTEPFNGVTHGDFHPTHIPAQLTRSNVAVGVTVTHDETAYLEVEASLHKPIETYFLFADEASTSEPIVELSAAPVAETNYPATEITSEAAPTVVFEPATSVTSVATTMATSTAPTEVFEPTSLVSASMAASDSAVTSMVNSAESVTPPTSETSTESTILSTEAETTTIESAEITSSADSAAVSAATQLADLAETADSESPSSAPISTAAKPNHGLGLSLDAIMTEEHNAQSDLALFKDQPEAETAETPVSEQSMGTDDAGDDEMYQPVGVRPRAQPAVKPASSATKVTSQAPIAASAASATSADAEPTSAVHSGTSAAPVLADKDLAAYHLPPLDLLKAPVVPDESEMDDWIESKASALDESLDAFGVDANVVDWTVGPTVTQFQVKLARGVKVSKITNLNDDLKLALAAKDIRIEAPIPGRNTVGIEIPNKKSRPVMLSEVLNSQKFKDSRSPLTVALGVDLFGQPQVTDLRKMPHGLIAGATGSGKSVFINSILVSLLYKANPQEVKLLLIDPKAVELAPYDRVPHLLAPVISEPKAASAALKWVVDEMDNRYDKLAAGGARNIEQFNAMAVEHHEDGLKMPYIVIVIDELADLMMVASSEVQDYIARITQKARAAGIHLLVATQRPSVDVVTGLIKNNIPTRIAFMVASQIDSRTILDASGAERLLGRGDMLYLGNGQSTPIRLQGTYVDSEIDDIAQYVRDQAAPHYEFQPDSLVKHEEAAKNQDDLMPEVLAYLADEDTVSTSKLQRTFSVGYNRAANIIDDLENRNYVSPAKGSKPRDVYFTSDDLTKLQANS, translated from the coding sequence ATGAACCATTATGATGGCCCGGCATTTTACCGGAAATATCGAGATTTTATAACTAAAAAACCGACTTCGGCCGCGGCCAGTCAATCAACCAGCACGGCACCGCGTCCAGCATCAGCGGGACTGTCGGCGGCCACTAGCGCTGCTAAGCCGGTTTATTCAACTGGCGCAACAGTGCAATCAGCAGCCAGCCAGCCAACCTCAACTGAACCTTTCAATGGGGTGACACATGGTGACTTTCATCCGACACATATTCCGGCACAATTAACACGGTCGAATGTGGCAGTTGGGGTGACAGTCACACATGATGAAACAGCTTATTTGGAAGTTGAAGCCAGTTTGCATAAACCGATTGAAACGTATTTTTTGTTCGCGGATGAGGCGTCAACAAGTGAGCCAATCGTGGAATTGTCCGCAGCGCCAGTGGCTGAAACTAACTATCCGGCAACTGAAATAACGAGTGAAGCTGCGCCGACTGTGGTTTTTGAGCCAGCGACTTCAGTGACCAGTGTTGCTACAACCATGGCAACCAGCACCGCGCCGACGGAAGTATTTGAGCCGACTAGCCTTGTTTCTGCAAGCATGGCCGCATCAGACTCAGCAGTGACCAGTATGGTCAATTCAGCCGAGTCAGTGACGCCACCGACAAGTGAGACTAGCACTGAGTCGACGATTTTGTCGACTGAAGCTGAGACTACGACGATCGAGTCGGCTGAAATAACGTCGTCTGCGGATTCAGCTGCAGTTTCTGCAGCGACCCAATTGGCAGACCTAGCAGAGACTGCCGACAGCGAAAGTCCGAGTTCAGCGCCAATTTCAACAGCTGCTAAACCGAATCATGGTCTTGGATTGTCACTAGATGCCATCATGACAGAGGAGCATAATGCTCAGTCAGATTTGGCTTTATTTAAAGACCAACCAGAAGCTGAGACTGCCGAGACACCGGTCTCTGAGCAGTCAATGGGTACTGACGATGCCGGTGACGACGAAATGTATCAACCAGTCGGTGTACGGCCACGGGCTCAGCCGGCGGTAAAGCCAGCGAGCAGCGCGACTAAAGTCACATCGCAAGCGCCGATAGCGGCGTCAGCAGCAAGTGCGACTAGTGCGGATGCTGAGCCGACTTCAGCAGTTCATTCCGGCACCTCAGCCGCGCCAGTTTTAGCAGACAAAGATTTGGCGGCCTATCATTTGCCACCGCTTGATCTGTTAAAAGCGCCAGTGGTTCCCGATGAATCTGAAATGGATGATTGGATCGAAAGCAAGGCCAGTGCGCTAGATGAGTCGCTGGATGCTTTTGGTGTCGATGCAAACGTCGTTGATTGGACCGTTGGACCGACCGTGACCCAGTTCCAAGTAAAATTGGCACGTGGCGTCAAGGTCAGCAAAATCACGAATTTGAATGATGATTTGAAATTAGCGTTAGCAGCGAAAGATATTCGTATCGAAGCGCCAATTCCGGGTCGCAACACGGTCGGAATTGAAATTCCAAACAAGAAGTCGCGGCCGGTAATGTTGTCAGAAGTTCTGAATTCACAGAAATTTAAGGACAGTCGCTCACCATTAACAGTGGCATTGGGTGTCGATCTATTTGGCCAACCACAAGTGACTGATCTCCGTAAAATGCCGCACGGCTTGATTGCTGGGGCGACGGGTTCTGGTAAATCGGTCTTTATTAATAGTATCTTGGTTTCACTGCTCTATAAGGCTAATCCACAAGAAGTTAAGCTTTTGTTGATTGATCCTAAAGCAGTGGAATTAGCGCCATATGACCGGGTGCCGCATTTGTTAGCGCCGGTGATTTCAGAACCGAAGGCCGCTTCAGCCGCGCTGAAATGGGTCGTGGATGAAATGGACAATCGGTACGATAAATTGGCCGCGGGCGGTGCTCGTAATATTGAGCAATTCAATGCCATGGCTGTCGAACATCATGAAGATGGGTTGAAGATGCCGTACATTGTCATCGTCATTGACGAATTAGCCGATTTGATGATGGTCGCTTCTAGTGAAGTTCAAGATTATATTGCCCGAATCACTCAAAAAGCTCGGGCCGCGGGGATTCATTTGTTGGTTGCCACGCAACGACCAAGTGTTGATGTCGTTACTGGTTTAATCAAAAACAATATTCCGACCCGGATTGCCTTTATGGTGGCGAGTCAGATTGATTCGCGCACGATTTTGGATGCGAGTGGTGCGGAACGGCTGTTAGGTCGCGGGGATATGCTATACCTCGGAAATGGCCAAAGTACGCCGATTCGCTTACAAGGGACGTATGTGGATAGCGAAATTGATGACATTGCGCAATACGTTCGTGATCAAGCTGCCCCACATTACGAATTTCAGCCGGATAGTTTGGTGAAACATGAAGAAGCCGCCAAGAATCAGGATGATCTCATGCCGGAAGTTTTAGCTTATTTAGCGGATGAAGACACCGTTTCAACGTCAAAATTGCAACGAACTTTTTCCGTCGGCTATAACCGAGCAGCAAATATCATTGATGATTTGGAAAACCGCAACTATGTGTCACCAGCTAAGGGTTCCAAGCCACGTGATGTCTATTTCACGTCGGACGATTTAACTAAATTACAAGCTAACTCATAA
- the murC gene encoding UDP-N-acetylmuramate--L-alanine ligase, whose translation MDKETVYYFVGIKGSGMSSLALILHDKGFQVEGSDIEQYTFTQKGLAAAGIKMLPFSADNIHAGLTVIAGNSFTDDHPEIKKAREMGLPVYRYHEFLGKLMEGYTSIGVAGTHGKTSTTGLLSHVLSNIAPTSYLIGDGTGKGTPDARFFVFEADEYRRHFVAYHPDYAIMTNVDFDHPDYYKDLADVKLAFEQFGSQVKKGIFAWGDDESLRHLNIKTPIYYYGTKDRDDFQAVNINRTTKGSSFEVKYHDESLGEFEIPLYGEHNVLNSTAVIAVAYFEKVDLDEIRRELLNFSGVKRRFSESKVGDMTMIDDYAHHPSEIKATLDAARQKYPDKKILAVFQPHTYSRTKALMNGFAASLSMADHVFLTNIFSSAREKSGDVSSKDLAAKLSNGGEIITTDDMSALTAYHDAVVVFMGAGDIQKYEKIYTELLTK comes from the coding sequence ATGGATAAAGAGACGGTTTATTATTTTGTTGGGATTAAGGGTTCTGGGATGAGCTCATTAGCTTTGATTTTGCACGATAAGGGCTTCCAAGTCGAAGGTTCTGATATTGAACAATATACCTTTACGCAAAAAGGCTTAGCAGCGGCTGGCATCAAAATGTTGCCATTCTCAGCGGACAATATTCACGCTGGGTTAACGGTCATTGCTGGGAATTCCTTTACAGATGATCATCCTGAAATCAAGAAGGCGCGTGAGATGGGCTTACCAGTCTATCGTTACCACGAATTTTTGGGTAAATTGATGGAAGGCTACACGAGTATCGGTGTTGCCGGGACGCATGGTAAGACATCTACCACCGGATTATTGTCACATGTGTTGAGTAACATTGCGCCTACCAGCTATTTGATTGGTGATGGCACTGGTAAGGGAACTCCTGATGCCCGCTTCTTTGTTTTTGAAGCGGATGAATACCGTCGTCATTTTGTGGCTTACCATCCAGACTATGCTATCATGACGAACGTTGACTTTGACCATCCAGATTATTATAAAGATTTAGCGGATGTCAAACTCGCTTTTGAACAATTTGGGAGCCAAGTTAAGAAGGGAATTTTTGCTTGGGGTGACGATGAAAGTTTACGTCACTTAAACATTAAGACACCGATCTACTATTACGGGACCAAAGATCGCGATGATTTCCAAGCGGTAAATATTAATCGGACGACCAAGGGTTCTTCCTTTGAAGTGAAATATCATGATGAGTCACTTGGTGAATTCGAGATTCCGTTGTATGGCGAACACAACGTTTTGAACAGCACCGCGGTCATTGCGGTCGCTTACTTTGAAAAAGTTGATTTGGACGAGATTCGGCGTGAATTGTTGAACTTTAGTGGCGTTAAGCGGCGTTTCTCTGAATCTAAGGTCGGCGATATGACGATGATTGATGACTATGCGCATCATCCATCTGAAATTAAAGCGACTTTGGATGCGGCACGTCAAAAATACCCAGATAAGAAAATTTTAGCCGTTTTCCAACCACATACGTACTCACGGACTAAAGCGTTAATGAATGGCTTTGCAGCCAGTTTAAGTATGGCTGATCACGTCTTCTTGACGAATATCTTTAGCTCCGCACGTGAAAAGAGTGGTGACGTTTCGTCGAAAGATTTAGCCGCCAAATTATCCAATGGTGGTGAAATTATTACGACCGATGATATGTCCGCATTGACAGCTTATCATGACGCGGTAGTCGTCTTTATGGGCGCTGGTGACATTCAAAAATACGAAAAAATTTATACTGAGTTATTAACCAAATAG
- a CDS encoding ribonuclease H family protein, protein MAKLKFYAVRVGRKPGIYRSWEDCQAQINHYSGAQYKSFLTREAATDYLNSQAPTKSGQLRAKKAIPDKTQVTSSAAVVVYTDGGNRNTGNVQGGQVKPTDKSAWAFQMTAASKTVTGTSGEWGATNNRMEIMALLQALSYLIETKQTETPILIVMDSKYVLDAIQKGWLTGWEKRGWRRAGNQPLANSELWRLMAQSLQQFSKLSFKWVKGHATTDGNNLVDHLLNETMDHMTKNAPIPAKNATAKIPGRPATSIQEDLFATIPQTPAPVKASTPSAADQPTPAASRKLGHLANQQAQQQSVDAMAEIAKHWRDD, encoded by the coding sequence ATGGCGAAACTTAAATTCTATGCGGTTCGGGTCGGCCGTAAACCGGGGATTTATCGCAGTTGGGAAGACTGTCAGGCTCAGATCAATCATTATTCGGGGGCACAATATAAAAGCTTCTTGACGCGTGAAGCTGCGACGGATTATCTGAACAGCCAAGCGCCGACGAAATCTGGTCAGCTACGTGCTAAGAAGGCCATTCCTGACAAGACGCAGGTCACCAGTTCTGCGGCAGTGGTGGTTTATACCGATGGTGGTAATCGGAATACCGGTAATGTGCAGGGCGGCCAAGTCAAGCCCACCGACAAATCGGCTTGGGCTTTTCAAATGACCGCAGCCAGTAAAACGGTTACAGGGACGTCTGGTGAATGGGGCGCTACTAATAATCGCATGGAAATCATGGCGTTATTACAAGCCTTGAGTTACTTGATTGAGACCAAACAAACTGAAACGCCGATTTTAATTGTGATGGATTCTAAATACGTTTTAGACGCGATTCAAAAGGGCTGGTTAACTGGTTGGGAAAAGCGGGGCTGGCGACGAGCCGGCAATCAGCCACTAGCAAATAGTGAGCTATGGCGGTTGATGGCACAATCATTACAACAATTTTCGAAGCTTTCCTTTAAATGGGTGAAAGGTCATGCCACCACGGATGGCAACAACTTAGTTGATCATTTGTTGAATGAAACGATGGATCATATGACTAAGAATGCGCCGATTCCAGCTAAGAATGCCACCGCCAAAATTCCTGGTCGTCCTGCCACTTCGATTCAGGAAGATTTGTTTGCGACCATACCACAGACGCCAGCACCGGTTAAAGCCTCGACACCATCAGCAGCTGACCAGCCCACTCCGGCAGCTTCAAGAAAGTTAGGGCATTTAGCCAATCAGCAGGCGCAACAACAGTCCGTTGATGCCATGGCAGAAATTGCTAAACATTGGCGTGATGATTAA